One segment of Clavelina lepadiformis chromosome 2, kaClaLepa1.1, whole genome shotgun sequence DNA contains the following:
- the LOC143444965 gene encoding protein virilizer homolog, producing MSEGMGLLSSIQALLSLPVVSGHKILFRSCNSFLEELMSQKSGILHLMSNLDSMIHCIHHLMKSSPSLNVEDPGSAGHLGVKLAFHIQAMQSIDHICSHLESDADEEDIEEELSHSFKMINSLTYPSFGKNFVFRIFAMEDNLRPILRCLWFPRKLSDPDPVIEEEKNEDKKQSIDLDKEDPDGSDSKEEIKPEAIQHRTALNSYAASVLQLVLERSSDVGFIYRYKADIFRSCMSKLHVNAKSDFMKLYLKPLEKELTGEKSDIEKLVNLIREEAALLDWTALAFQGPGICTSLKLLSHLCLKGGLKGAGKDPNSRLAVIELFSVDALNILLSLADQLHKAIHNHCHGIRPMAAFLTQSTHTLVVSISQNIADSVHKMLLQLLDSSVESKNVNGTQVVKSMVALYSDLFILLQPLDAPMLHELTEKFVSIISLFFAHASCSDQTNSIVSEIIQLAESQCDKFAATLTLLSQLLPMPLPFVSPREPPDSVRAAALASCKLWSTAMTPHVDRLCFLIFPLSSSTCRPLIKVLVVVMQHVFDLSPSFASTLCSKYMEEISPLLVSTVIGNEDDMEIIPDDDSGEKELMLSPEQVTMIQTFSEIMSLPAARTAVICQMVTEEDGLLDLWNYASNADTPKEDIAAVLIFTTILLDTEYALLPVGEDLQSLTNCLPPLEYIKSIISFALGHMASPFPVVQNLVFVVLGLLLKIRYTFPYVRNALVKGDAKLLNSCKQMLDKFNSSDNHCINAVLSMLEFLEIIIDPACQQDDDKFCLNKDELSWFLDWDKDNTQHPLRLLESKLAILYQKDVDFCDEDIDYALDNLTALRQSLDCCNKMDAKPPPILKETGLPKPLSLADQFSERPVFVIGQEDTMLYTWMSLTNVCAPSSYPDADDDQRVVQCDLIATAEKFCPGYDLPEELNKLANAVEVQQSTESAEAIAKRRQKMETYSARLGKSLTFMKRSHGLLMTQQKVGRRRGRGRGSATNRPYDLFRHRKQNTSPPPSMHVDDFVAADEEQEKVEDDPSIFKPPSIPAPAQVNRRPQLPSFKQREFTPRGRGGRGGRGGSYRPRGGFNHQGTGANNTPLNRFRGKMSGNGGRGRNQDRYQGTSRMTSRLSYSPRDGFKTNKSEQGGWSGGFNREYQSGGSPSFRGRGAKVSKGRGGYYFTSPGTKQWTPNSSFQRRGRGYNKQRGKHIRSFTR from the exons ATGAGTGAGGGAATGGGTTTGTTGTCCTCCATCCAAGCGTTGCTCTCTCTTCCCGTTGTCTCCGGACACAAAATCCTCTTCCGATCGTGCAACAGTTTTCTGGAGGAGCTCATGAGCCAAAAGTCTGGAATCCTTCACCTCATGTCCAACTTGGACTCAATGATCCACTGCATCCACCATCTGATGAAATCTTCTCCGAGTCTCAATGTCGAGGATCCAGGAAGCGCAGGACATCTGGGAGTGAAGCTGGCGTTTCATATCCAGGCGATGCAGTCCATTGACCACATCTGCAGCCACTTGGAGTCCGATGCAGATGAAGAGGACATCGAGGAGGAATTGAGCCACTCTTTCAAGATGATCAACTCCCTCACATATCCAagctttggaaaaaattttgtatttagaATATTTGCCATGGAAGACAATCTCAGACCCATTTTAAGATGTCTCTGGTTTCCTCGAAAGCTCTCCGATCCAGATCCAGTTattgaagaagaaaaaaatgaagataaaaagCAGTCCATTGATCTTGATAAAGAAGATCCTGATG GATCAGATAGCAAGGAGGAAATAAAACCAGAGGCAATCCAGCATCGAACCGCTTTAAATAGCTACGCTGCGTCTGTACTTCAACTGGTACTAGAAAGATCTTCAGACGTTGGCTTTATCTACCGCTATAAAGCAGACATCTTTCGTTCTTGCATGTCCAAACTCCATGTTAATGCCAAATCCGACTTCATGAAGCTCTATCTCAAGCCTTTGGAGAAGGAGCTCACTGGAGAAAAGTCCGATATTGAGAAGCTGGTGAATCTAATCAGGGAGGAAGCAGCTCTTTTGGACTGGACAGCATTGGCTTTTCAGGGTCCGGGAATATGCACTTCACTTAAACTTCTAAGTCATTTATGTTTAAAAG GTGGGTTGAAAGGAGCTGGAAAGGATCCTAATTCTCGTCTTGCAGTTATCGAACTCTTCTCTGTAGATGCTCTCAACATCTTGCTTTCACTCGCTGATCAGCTACATAAAGCTATTCATAACCACTGCCACGGCATTAGACCAATGGCCGCTTTTCTAACGCAATCGACTCACACGTTGGTGGTGTCTATTTCGCAAAACATTGCCGACTCGGTGCATAAAATGCTCTTGCAGCTTTTAGACTCATCTGTAGAAAGTAAAAATGTTAACGGAACTCAGGTTGTTAAATCGATGGTCGCTCTTTATTCAGATCTGTTCATCTTACTTCAACCGCTTGATGCTCCCATGTTGCACGAGCTCACGGAAAAATTTGTATCAATCATTTCACTCTTTTTTGCGCACGCGTCCTGCTCCGACCAAACAAATTCAATCGTTTCTGAGATAATACAGCTCGCCGAGAGTCAGTGCGATAAATTTGCTGCTACACTAACACTCCTTTCTCAATTACTGCCGATGCCATTACCATTTGTGTCCCCAAGGGAGCCACCCGATAGTGTCCGAGCCGCGGCTCTTGCTTCGTGTAAGTTGTGGTCTACGGCCATGACTCCCCACGTGGATCGACTCTGTTTCCTTATCTTCCCGTTGTCTTCATCGACCTGTCGCCCACTCATCAAAGTTTTAGTGGTTGTGATGCAACATGTGTTCGACCTTTCACCCTCGTTTGCATCGACTCTCTGCAGCAAATACATGGAGGAAATTTCTCCTTTGCTTGTGAGCACGGTTATTGGTAACGAGGACGACATGGAAATTATTCCTGATGATGACTCGGGAGAAAAAGAGCTGATGTTGTCGCCTGAACAGGTCACAATGATTCAGACATTCTCAGAGATCATGAGTCTTCCAGCTGCAAGAACTGCAGTTATCTGTCAAATGGTGACTGAAGAAGATGGTTTGCTGGATCTGTGGAATTACGCGTCTAATGCAGATACTCCTAAAGAGGACATCGCAGCGGTTTTGATCTTCACAACAATTCTTCTTGATACTGAATATGCTCTTCTACCAGTTGGTGAGGATCTACAGAGCCTGACAAATTGTTTGCCACCTTTGGAGTACATCAAATCTATCATATCATTCGCACTTGGTCATATGGCGAGCCCATTTCCTGTTGTGCAAAATCTAGTTTTTGTGGTTTTGGGATTGTTGCTTAAAATCAG ATATACTTTCCCCTACGTTCGTAACGCTTTGGTGAAAGGAGATGCCAAGTTATTGAACAGCTGCAAGCAAATGTTGGACAAATTTAATTCATCCGATAACCACTGCATCAATGCTGTGCTTAGTATGTTAGAATTTCTTGAAATCATTATTGATCCAGCTTGTCAGCAAGATGATGATAAATTTTGCCTCAACAAAGACGAGTTGTCTTGGTTCCTTGATTGGGATAAAGACAACACCCAACATCCTTTGCGTTTACTTGAGTCCAAACTTGCAATACTTTACCAGAAAGACGTTGATTTTTGTGACGAAGACATTGACTATGCTCTGGATAACCTAACAGCACTACGTCAAAGCTTGGATTGCTGCAACAAGATGGACGCCAAACCTCCACCCATTTTAAAGGAGACGGGACTCCCCAAGCCGCTCTCACTCGCGGACCAATTCTCTGAGAGACCAGTTTTTGTAATTGGTCAAGAAGACACTATGCTGTACACTTGGATGTCTTTAACCAATGTTTGTGCACCGTCTAGCTATCCAGATGCTGATGACGACCAACGCGTGGTGCAGTGCGACCTTATTGCGACTGCAGAGAAGTTCTGTCCCGGATATGACCTTCCAGAAGAACTAAACAAACTCGCCAATGCTGTCGAAGTCCAGCAAAGCACCGAATCAGCGGAAGCGATTGCGAAACGGAGACAAAAGATGGAGACCTATTCGGCACGTTTAGGGAAGTCGCTGACCTTCATGAAGAGATCTCACGGACTCCTGATGACGCAGCAGAAGGTCGGAAGAAGACGTGGCCGCGGACGTGGCAGCGCCACCAACCGGCCGTATGACTTATTCCGTCATCGAAAGCAAAACACGAGTCCTCCCCCGTCGATGCATGTTGATGACTTCGTAGCGGCTGACGAGGAGCAAGAAAAGGTTGAAGATGATCCTTCGATCTTCAAACCTCCTTCTATACCTGCTCCTGCTCAGGTCAATCGACGTCCTCAACTTCCATCATTCAAACAACGCGAGTTTACTCCGAGGGGACGAGGTGGGAGGGGTGGCAGAGGGGGCAGTTACAGACCTCGCGGTGGCTTTAACCATCAAGGTACCGGAGCCAACAACACTCCTTTAAACCGTTTTCGAGGAAAAATGTCCGGAAATGGAGGAAGAGGTCGTAACCAGGATCGCTACCAAGGAACATCCAGAATGACAAGTAGGCTCAGCTACTCACCCAGAGACggatttaaaacaaacaagtcggAGCAGGGCGGCTGGAGTGGCGGCTTCAATCGTGAATATCAAAGCGGGGGAAGCCCCTCGTTTCGTGGCCGTGGCGCGAAGGTTTCCAAAGGACGCGGGGGTTATTACTTCACATCTCCGGGCACCAAACAATGGACCCCGAACTCGTCGTTCCAAAGGAGGGGCAGGGGCTACAACAAGCAAAGAGGCAAACATATCCGGTCGTTCACCAGATGA